One Idiomarina loihiensis L2TR genomic window carries:
- the rplD gene encoding 50S ribosomal protein L4, whose protein sequence is MELTLKDAKGALEVSEATFGREFNEALVHQVVVAYAAGARQGTKAQKTRSEVAGGGKKPWRQKGTGRARAGTIRSPIWRSGGATFAAKPQNHSQKVNKKMYRGAIKSILSELIRQERLIVVEKFGVDEPKTKQLAAKLKEMDLNDVLIVTKEVDENLFLASRNLHKVDVRDVQGIDPVSLIAFEKVLMTADAVKQLEEVLS, encoded by the coding sequence ATGGAATTAACATTGAAAGACGCAAAAGGCGCTCTTGAGGTTTCCGAAGCTACCTTTGGACGTGAGTTTAATGAAGCCCTTGTCCATCAAGTAGTTGTAGCTTACGCTGCAGGTGCTCGTCAGGGCACAAAAGCTCAGAAAACTCGTTCTGAAGTAGCCGGTGGTGGTAAGAAGCCTTGGCGTCAAAAAGGTACTGGTCGTGCCCGTGCAGGTACAATCCGTAGTCCTATCTGGCGTTCTGGTGGTGCGACTTTTGCAGCTAAACCGCAAAATCACAGCCAGAAAGTAAACAAAAAAATGTACCGCGGTGCGATTAAAAGCATTTTGTCGGAACTGATTCGTCAGGAACGTTTGATTGTTGTTGAGAAGTTTGGTGTTGATGAGCCAAAAACAAAGCAACTGGCAGCGAAACTGAAAGAAATGGATCTGAACGACGTTTTGATCGTGACAAAAGAAGTTGATGAGAACCTGTTCTTAGCTTCTCGCAACTTGCATAAAGTCGACGTGCGCGATGTTCAGGGTATTGACCCTGTCAGTCTGATTGCTTTCGAGAAAGTGCTGATGACTGCTGACGCCGTCAAGCAGCTTGAGGAGGTGTTATCATGA
- the rplC gene encoding 50S ribosomal protein L3: MAIGLVGRKVGMTRVFQEDGASVPVTVIEVLANRVTQVKSDDTDGYRALQVTTGEKKASRVTKPLAGHFAKAGTEAGRGLWEFRLQNGEGEDYAVGSELTVDIFAEVNKVDVTGTSKGKGFAGTVKRWNFSMQDATHGNSLSHRAPGSIGQNQSPGKVFKGKKMAGQMGNEQVTTQSLELVRVDAERSLLLIKGAVPGATGSDVIVKPAVKA; this comes from the coding sequence ATGGCTATAGGTCTAGTCGGTCGTAAAGTAGGAATGACGCGTGTCTTCCAGGAAGACGGCGCTTCTGTTCCTGTTACTGTGATCGAAGTGCTGGCGAACCGTGTGACTCAGGTTAAATCTGATGACACTGACGGTTACCGTGCCCTTCAAGTAACCACAGGCGAGAAGAAAGCGAGCCGTGTAACCAAGCCTTTAGCAGGTCACTTTGCTAAAGCTGGTACAGAGGCTGGTCGTGGTCTTTGGGAATTCCGCCTGCAAAATGGCGAAGGCGAAGATTACGCAGTAGGTTCTGAACTGACTGTTGATATTTTTGCAGAAGTTAACAAAGTAGACGTTACTGGTACTTCAAAAGGTAAAGGCTTTGCCGGTACTGTGAAGCGCTGGAACTTCAGCATGCAGGACGCTACTCATGGTAACTCATTATCTCACCGTGCACCGGGTTCAATCGGTCAAAACCAGTCGCCTGGTAAAGTATTCAAAGGCAAGAAAATGGCTGGTCAGATGGGTAATGAGCAAGTCACTACGCAATCACTTGAATTAGTTCGGGTTGATGCAGAGCGCAGCTTGTTGTTGATCAAAGGTGCGGTCCCGGGTGCAACCGGAAGTGATGTGATCGTTAAACCAGCGGTCAAGGCATAA
- the rplW gene encoding 50S ribosomal protein L23, which yields MMREERLLKVILAPHVSEKSTNTAENNNTVVFKVAVDATKTEIKAAVEKLFEVEVKNVRTVNVKGKTKRTGSRFGKRSDWKKAYVALNEGADIDFSGGAE from the coding sequence ATGATGCGCGAAGAACGTTTGCTTAAAGTGATTTTAGCACCTCACGTTTCGGAAAAATCGACTAACACTGCTGAAAATAACAACACGGTTGTTTTTAAAGTAGCTGTTGATGCGACTAAAACCGAAATCAAAGCGGCTGTCGAAAAATTGTTTGAAGTTGAAGTCAAAAACGTACGTACAGTCAACGTGAAGGGTAAAACCAAACGTACTGGTTCTCGTTTTGGGAAACGCAGTGACTGGAAGAAAGCGTATGTTGCCTTGAATGAAGGTGCTGACATTGACTTCTCAGGCGGCGCTGAGTAA
- the rplV gene encoding 50S ribosomal protein L22 — translation MEAIAKHQFARVSAQKGRLVADQIRGLPVEKALDILAYSPKAAAGLIKKVLESAIANAEHNEGADIDELKVSRVFLDEGPTMKRIKPRAKGRADRIFKRTSHITVVVSDS, via the coding sequence ATGGAAGCAATTGCTAAACACCAATTTGCCCGCGTTTCAGCGCAGAAGGGCCGTTTGGTCGCAGACCAAATCCGTGGACTTCCGGTAGAAAAAGCACTGGATATCCTGGCATACAGCCCCAAAGCAGCTGCTGGCTTAATCAAGAAAGTTCTTGAGTCAGCAATCGCGAACGCGGAACATAACGAAGGTGCGGATATTGATGAACTTAAAGTGAGCCGAGTCTTTTTAGACGAAGGTCCTACTATGAAGCGCATCAAGCCACGGGCGAAAGGCCGTGCCGATCGTATCTTTAAGCGCACCAGCCACATTACTGTGGTCGTGTCAGATAGCTAG
- the dusA gene encoding tRNA dihydrouridine(20/20a) synthase DusA: MTEPYSYKLSVAPMLDWTDRHCRYFHRLLTRSTLLYTEMVTTGAIIFGQQDFLAFNAEEHPVALQLGGSEPAAMAECARLAQERGYDEVNINVGCPSDRVQNGSFGACLMAQPEKVAECVKAMKAVTDIPVTVKTRLGIDEQDSDDFLYELTDAVVAAGVDQLTLHARKAWLQGLSPKENRDIPELQYERVYRAQKRYPDVPVAINGGIVELHEVKQHLNQVHGVMIGRAAYQNPWLLTQLDSLSETKPAELTREAVVTAMIPYIDNHIRQGGRAWHVARHMLGLFQGMTGGKRWRQYLSVKGPRATSAEQLLYGALAFRDDHSQHVSSLTS, encoded by the coding sequence TTGACCGAACCATATTCTTATAAGCTTTCTGTAGCCCCGATGCTGGACTGGACCGATCGCCATTGCCGGTATTTTCATCGTCTCCTGACCAGGAGTACCTTGCTTTATACCGAGATGGTAACGACAGGTGCGATTATTTTTGGTCAGCAGGATTTTCTGGCATTCAATGCAGAGGAACATCCGGTTGCTTTGCAGCTGGGAGGTTCGGAGCCCGCGGCTATGGCCGAGTGCGCGCGTTTGGCACAAGAGCGGGGGTACGATGAGGTTAATATTAATGTCGGTTGCCCATCTGACCGAGTGCAAAATGGTAGCTTTGGCGCGTGCTTGATGGCTCAACCGGAAAAAGTTGCTGAATGCGTAAAGGCAATGAAAGCGGTAACCGATATTCCGGTTACCGTAAAAACCCGTTTGGGCATTGATGAGCAGGATTCTGATGACTTTCTATATGAATTAACCGATGCCGTTGTTGCTGCTGGTGTTGATCAACTGACTTTGCATGCCCGTAAAGCCTGGCTGCAAGGCCTTAGCCCGAAAGAAAACCGGGATATTCCTGAATTGCAGTATGAACGGGTTTACCGGGCCCAAAAAAGATACCCTGATGTCCCCGTGGCGATTAACGGCGGAATTGTCGAATTGCATGAGGTTAAGCAGCATTTAAACCAGGTCCATGGGGTGATGATTGGCCGGGCAGCCTACCAAAATCCCTGGTTACTTACTCAGCTTGATTCTTTGAGTGAAACGAAGCCGGCAGAGTTAACTCGTGAGGCTGTAGTTACCGCGATGATACCTTATATAGACAACCATATTCGACAGGGCGGGCGCGCCTGGCATGTGGCCCGCCATATGCTGGGACTGTTTCAGGGAATGACCGGAGGTAAGCGGTGGCGCCAGTATCTTAGTGTGAAAGGCCCCAGAGCCACCAGCGCCGAACAACTGCTTTATGGTGCTCTGGCTTTTCGCGATGATCACAGTCAGCACGTATCATCATTAACGTCATAA
- the rplP gene encoding 50S ribosomal protein L16 has protein sequence MLQPKRTKFRKVHTGRNRGLAQSGNKVSFGTFGLKATDRGRMTARQIEAGRRAMTRHVKRQGKIWIRVFPDKPITKKPLEVRMGKGKGNVEYWVAQIQPGRVLYEMDGVPEELAREAFRLAARKLPFKTTFVTRTVM, from the coding sequence ATGTTACAACCTAAGCGTACAAAATTCCGTAAGGTTCACACAGGCCGCAACCGTGGTCTGGCGCAGTCTGGTAACAAAGTCAGCTTCGGTACTTTTGGTTTAAAAGCTACTGACCGTGGTCGTATGACCGCGCGTCAAATCGAAGCAGGCCGTCGTGCAATGACTCGTCACGTTAAGCGTCAAGGTAAAATCTGGATCCGTGTATTTCCTGACAAGCCTATTACCAAAAAGCCTTTAGAAGTTCGTATGGGTAAAGGTAAAGGTAACGTCGAATACTGGGTTGCTCAGATTCAACCAGGTCGCGTTCTGTATGAAATGGACGGTGTTCCTGAAGAGTTGGCACGTGAAGCGTTCCGCCTGGCGGCACGTAAACTGCCTTTCAAAACCACTTTTGTGACTCGGACGGTAATGTGA
- the rpsS gene encoding 30S ribosomal protein S19 has product MPRSLKKGPFIDLHLLNKVEKALEAGEKKPIKTWSRRSMIIPDMIGLTIAVHNGRQHVPVYVTDEMIGHKLGEFAPTRTYRGHAADKKAKKR; this is encoded by the coding sequence ATGCCACGTTCTCTTAAAAAAGGTCCATTTATTGACCTTCACCTGCTAAATAAGGTGGAGAAAGCGTTGGAAGCCGGGGAAAAGAAGCCAATTAAAACTTGGTCCCGTCGTTCAATGATCATCCCAGATATGATCGGCCTGACAATCGCTGTTCACAACGGTCGTCAGCACGTTCCTGTCTACGTGACAGATGAAATGATCGGTCATAAATTAGGCGAATTCGCGCCAACCCGTACTTATCGCGGCCATGCTGCTGATAAGAAAGCGAAGAAACGGTAA
- the zur gene encoding zinc uptake transcriptional repressor Zur gives MKAQEAQRLIQKAEKLCQQRGARLTNARREVFAILAEHSGAVGAYDLLDQLREVMPNAKPPTIYRALDFLQEQGFVHKITSSNSFVLCSHFDHQHPVQMLICSSCGDVQEIQSEGVYDELKHQAEDQGFKVQSQTIEAHGLCTKCL, from the coding sequence ATGAAAGCTCAAGAAGCACAACGACTTATACAAAAAGCTGAAAAACTCTGCCAACAACGTGGTGCCCGCCTGACAAATGCCCGCCGCGAAGTTTTCGCGATACTCGCAGAGCATTCAGGAGCCGTCGGCGCATATGATTTACTTGATCAACTGCGGGAAGTCATGCCCAATGCAAAACCCCCGACAATCTACCGCGCTTTAGACTTTTTACAAGAACAAGGCTTCGTTCATAAAATCACTTCGTCGAATAGTTTTGTTCTTTGCTCGCATTTCGACCATCAACATCCGGTTCAAATGTTAATCTGCAGTTCCTGCGGCGATGTTCAGGAAATTCAGTCCGAAGGGGTTTATGACGAATTGAAACATCAAGCCGAAGATCAAGGGTTTAAGGTTCAGAGCCAAACTATAGAAGCACATGGTTTGTGCACTAAATGCCTTTAA
- the rpsQ gene encoding 30S ribosomal protein S17 gives MTDEKRVRTLQGKVVSDKMDKTITVAVERRVKHPVYGKYITRTTKVHAHDEENQVKAGDTVIVRECRPLSKNKSWTLEEIVDRATVV, from the coding sequence ATGACTGACGAAAAACGTGTTCGTACTCTGCAAGGCAAAGTTGTCAGCGATAAGATGGATAAAACCATCACTGTAGCTGTTGAACGTCGTGTAAAGCACCCGGTATACGGGAAGTACATCACGCGTACAACTAAAGTACATGCGCATGACGAAGAAAACCAGGTTAAAGCTGGCGATACCGTGATTGTTCGCGAATGTCGTCCGCTGTCTAAGAATAAATCTTGGACTCTGGAAGAAATCGTTGATCGCGCGACTGTTGTCTAG
- the rplB gene encoding 50S ribosomal protein L2, whose amino-acid sequence MAVVKSKPTSPGQRHVVKVVGQDLYKGKPYAPLLEKNSKSGGRNNNGRITVRHIGGGHKHHYRVIDFKRNKDGIPAKVERIEYDPNRSANIALVLYADGERRYILAPKNLSVGDRIQSGVDAPIKPGNSLPMRNIPVGSVVHAVELQPGKGAQMARSAGAYCQILARDGAYVTVRLRSGEMRRVQSEGRATIGEVGNAEHMLRQLGKAGANRWRGIRPTVRGVAMNPVDHPHGGGEGRTSGGRHPVTPWGTPTKGYKTRKNKRTDKFIVRRRNK is encoded by the coding sequence ATGGCTGTAGTTAAAAGTAAGCCTACGTCTCCGGGTCAACGCCACGTCGTTAAAGTCGTCGGTCAGGACCTGTACAAAGGCAAGCCTTACGCACCATTGCTGGAAAAAAACAGCAAGTCTGGTGGTCGTAACAATAACGGTCGTATCACGGTTCGTCACATTGGCGGTGGTCATAAACACCACTACCGTGTAATCGACTTTAAACGTAATAAAGATGGTATCCCTGCAAAGGTTGAGCGTATTGAATACGATCCTAACCGTTCAGCGAATATCGCTTTAGTTTTGTATGCTGACGGTGAACGCCGTTACATTCTGGCTCCGAAAAACCTTTCAGTAGGCGATCGTATCCAGTCTGGTGTTGACGCACCAATCAAACCTGGTAACAGCCTGCCAATGCGCAACATCCCTGTGGGTAGTGTTGTTCACGCGGTAGAGTTACAGCCAGGTAAAGGCGCACAGATGGCTCGTTCAGCGGGTGCTTATTGCCAGATTCTTGCTCGTGACGGTGCTTATGTTACTGTTCGTTTACGTTCAGGTGAGATGCGTCGCGTTCAGTCTGAAGGTCGTGCAACTATCGGTGAAGTAGGCAACGCAGAACACATGCTGCGTCAATTGGGTAAAGCCGGTGCAAACCGCTGGCGTGGTATTCGTCCGACCGTTCGCGGTGTGGCGATGAACCCAGTTGATCACCCTCACGGTGGTGGTGAAGGCCGTACCTCTGGTGGACGTCATCCTGTGACTCCATGGGGCACGCCGACCAAGGGCTACAAAACCCGTAAAAACAAGCGTACCGATAAGTTCATCGTACGCCGTCGCAACAAATAA
- the rpmC gene encoding 50S ribosomal protein L29 has product MKASELKDKTVEQLQEELLGLRREQFNLRMQAATGQLNQTHMMKQVRRDIARVKTILNEKAGA; this is encoded by the coding sequence ATGAAAGCAAGTGAACTGAAAGATAAAACCGTTGAGCAGCTGCAAGAAGAGTTGTTAGGCTTGCGTCGTGAGCAGTTTAATCTGCGCATGCAGGCAGCAACTGGTCAGCTGAATCAGACTCACATGATGAAACAAGTGCGTCGTGATATCGCACGTGTTAAAACCATCTTAAATGAGAAGGCAGGTGCGTAA
- the rpsC gene encoding 30S ribosomal protein S3 translates to MGQKVHPNGIRLGISRPWNATWYANTNEFADNLHSDFQVRKFLNKELRNASVSRIVIDRPAKSVRVTIHTARPGVVIGKKGEDVEKLRKQVSKLTGAPAQINISEVRKPELDSQLVADNIAGQLERRVMFRRAMKRAVQNAIRLGAKGIKVEVSGRLGGAEIARTEWYREGRVPLHTLRADIDYSTSEANTTYGIIGVKVWIFRGEVLGGLPTEEKPAPKRGKNRK, encoded by the coding sequence ATGGGTCAGAAAGTACATCCTAATGGTATTCGCCTAGGTATCTCCAGACCATGGAATGCAACCTGGTATGCGAATACAAATGAGTTCGCTGATAACCTGCACAGTGATTTTCAGGTACGTAAGTTCCTGAACAAAGAACTGCGCAATGCATCAGTCTCTCGTATCGTTATCGATCGTCCAGCTAAGAGCGTTCGTGTGACTATTCACACAGCACGTCCTGGCGTGGTTATCGGTAAGAAAGGCGAAGACGTAGAAAAGCTGCGTAAGCAAGTTTCTAAGTTGACAGGTGCTCCTGCGCAAATCAACATCTCAGAAGTTCGTAAGCCTGAGTTGGATTCGCAGCTGGTAGCTGACAATATTGCTGGTCAGTTGGAACGTCGTGTCATGTTCCGTCGTGCTATGAAACGTGCCGTACAAAACGCCATTCGCTTGGGTGCCAAAGGTATCAAAGTTGAAGTGAGTGGTCGTTTAGGCGGCGCAGAGATTGCACGTACTGAGTGGTATCGTGAAGGCCGTGTACCGCTGCACACATTACGTGCAGACATCGACTACTCGACCTCAGAAGCGAACACCACTTACGGTATCATCGGTGTTAAGGTCTGGATTTTCCGTGGTGAAGTTCTTGGTGGACTTCCAACTGAAGAAAAGCCAGCTCCTAAGCGCGGCAAGAACCGTAAGTAA
- a CDS encoding dipeptidase, which yields MKSLIAASVLAVITGCATAGQAATNVSEQAEYTASDKAEKLAKQYLLIDTHIDVPYRIHDKWEDVTEATAEGDFDYPRAVEGGLDAPFMSIYIPASYEESGGSVQLAHELIDGMEALVGRAPDKFAMAYSTDDIRENKEQGLMSIALGMENGTPIEGDLDNLRMFYERGIRYITLAHSLSNHISDSSYDIRRQWDGLSPFGKKLVKEMNKVGVMVDVSHISDEAFYQAVEISDAPVIASHSSLRSYTPGFERNMSDDMLKALAKNEGVIQINFGSSFLAEQANRYRDMMKKRITAVKEQYGEDSDEAKRRIKDIEANNPYPFATVDTVLDHIDHVRDLIGVEHIGIGSDYDGVGDSLPVGLKDVSSYPNLVQGLMDRGYSDKEIEMILGGNLMRVWEQVEDYAKTH from the coding sequence ATGAAGTCTCTGATAGCCGCTTCTGTACTGGCCGTTATTACCGGTTGTGCAACAGCGGGGCAAGCCGCAACCAACGTTTCTGAACAAGCGGAATATACCGCTAGTGACAAAGCTGAAAAATTGGCGAAGCAGTATTTACTAATAGACACACATATTGATGTACCTTATCGAATTCATGATAAGTGGGAAGATGTAACAGAGGCCACTGCAGAAGGGGATTTTGACTACCCGCGTGCAGTAGAAGGTGGCCTCGATGCCCCGTTTATGTCTATTTATATTCCGGCCTCTTATGAAGAGAGTGGCGGCAGTGTTCAGTTGGCTCATGAGCTTATCGACGGTATGGAAGCGCTTGTCGGACGTGCACCAGATAAGTTCGCAATGGCTTATAGCACTGATGATATCCGCGAAAATAAAGAGCAAGGCTTGATGTCAATTGCTTTGGGCATGGAAAACGGCACTCCTATCGAAGGCGATCTTGACAACCTGCGTATGTTCTATGAGCGCGGTATTCGCTACATTACTCTGGCTCACTCATTATCTAATCACATTTCAGACTCTTCTTATGACATTCGCCGTCAATGGGATGGCTTAAGTCCATTCGGTAAAAAATTGGTCAAAGAAATGAATAAGGTAGGGGTTATGGTTGATGTGTCGCACATTTCCGATGAGGCGTTTTATCAGGCGGTTGAAATTAGTGACGCTCCGGTCATTGCGTCGCATTCGTCGCTGCGCTCTTACACTCCGGGTTTTGAACGTAATATGAGCGATGACATGCTAAAGGCCTTAGCGAAAAATGAGGGCGTTATCCAAATTAACTTTGGTTCGTCGTTTTTGGCTGAGCAGGCCAACCGTTACCGTGACATGATGAAAAAGCGGATTACCGCAGTAAAAGAGCAATATGGCGAAGACAGCGACGAAGCGAAACGTCGCATTAAGGACATTGAAGCTAATAATCCGTACCCCTTTGCGACTGTAGATACCGTTTTAGACCATATCGATCATGTACGTGATTTGATTGGGGTTGAACATATCGGTATTGGCTCCGACTACGATGGTGTTGGTGATTCCTTACCTGTTGGACTAAAAGACGTATCTAGCTATCCAAATCTTGTTCAGGGGTTGATGGACAGAGGGTACTCAGATAAAGAAATTGAAATGATTCTGGGTGGTAATTTAATGCGTGTTTGGGAGCAGGTTGAAGACTACGCCAAAACACATTAA
- a CDS encoding IS4-like element ISIlo1 family transposase, protein MFLSQALDQLQEFTPDDFSKLPDLLEPELIEQCLEDAGVTTVRKRRLPMDFMVWAVVGMALFREMPMRQLVSHLDLMLPGKRPYVAPSAVVQARQRLGANVMKRMFELTNELWFDKLPLSHWNNLSVLAVDGTVWRTPDTPENDASYGRTANQRAESDYPQIRMVNQMEVSSHLVTSTEFGSIAEVSEVDLAARLIEQTPDHSLTLFDKGFYALGLLDQWHRAGEERHWLIPLRKGAQYSVKKSFSDTDKLVEIRLSPQAKKKWDNAPDTVQARLVCKKIAKKEVAILTSMTDTMRYPEADIVDLYAHRWEIEQAYREMKQYMLKSELTLRSKRPDLVEQELWGMLVAYNLLRYMMAQMAYSLKHIEPNQISFKQASHYLVGQLHILVHISPGKIPKVMEQMMEMASAFVLPERRERYYPRSIKRRPQRYPMRPPSKPTAS, encoded by the coding sequence ATGTTTCTGAGTCAAGCACTGGACCAACTGCAGGAGTTTACGCCGGATGATTTTAGTAAACTACCGGATCTGCTGGAGCCTGAGTTAATCGAACAATGCCTTGAAGACGCGGGCGTTACAACGGTACGCAAACGCCGTTTGCCAATGGACTTTATGGTCTGGGCGGTCGTAGGAATGGCATTATTTCGGGAAATGCCGATGCGTCAGCTCGTTTCACACCTTGATTTAATGTTGCCCGGCAAAAGACCTTACGTTGCGCCGAGTGCCGTAGTTCAGGCTCGTCAGCGTTTGGGGGCTAATGTTATGAAGCGTATGTTTGAGCTCACTAATGAGCTGTGGTTCGATAAACTACCGCTTTCTCACTGGAATAATCTATCGGTTCTGGCTGTCGACGGCACCGTCTGGCGTACACCGGACACACCGGAGAATGATGCTTCCTATGGGCGAACGGCTAACCAGCGGGCTGAATCCGACTATCCTCAAATTCGGATGGTGAATCAAATGGAAGTAAGCAGCCATTTAGTCACCTCGACGGAGTTCGGCAGTATTGCAGAGGTTAGTGAAGTAGACCTGGCAGCCCGGCTGATTGAACAGACGCCGGACCACTCACTGACGCTGTTCGATAAAGGGTTTTATGCGCTGGGTTTACTGGATCAATGGCATCGTGCCGGTGAGGAGCGCCATTGGCTTATTCCCCTCAGAAAAGGCGCACAATACTCTGTCAAGAAGTCTTTTAGCGACACGGACAAATTGGTAGAAATTAGGCTCTCACCACAAGCTAAGAAGAAGTGGGATAATGCACCGGACACTGTTCAGGCGCGTTTAGTGTGTAAGAAAATAGCTAAAAAAGAGGTTGCGATATTAACCTCAATGACAGACACGATGCGTTATCCTGAAGCCGATATCGTTGACTTATATGCTCATCGCTGGGAAATCGAGCAGGCTTACCGTGAAATGAAACAATATATGCTGAAGAGTGAGCTGACCCTGCGCAGCAAACGGCCTGACCTGGTTGAGCAGGAGTTGTGGGGCATGCTGGTCGCTTATAACTTATTGCGGTATATGATGGCGCAAATGGCCTATAGCCTGAAGCATATTGAGCCGAATCAAATAAGTTTCAAACAAGCCTCTCATTATCTGGTGGGGCAGTTACATATACTGGTACACATCTCACCCGGAAAAATACCCAAAGTCATGGAGCAAATGATGGAAATGGCCAGCGCATTCGTGCTGCCCGAAAGACGAGAGCGATATTACCCTCGTTCAATAAAAAGGCGGCCGCAACGTTATCCGATGCGACCGCCTTCTAAACCGACAGCCAGTTAG
- the rpsJ gene encoding 30S ribosomal protein S10: protein MANQRIRIRLKAFDHRLIDQSTAEIVETAKRTGAQVRGPIPLPTRKERFTVLISPHVNKDARDQYEIRTHKRLIDIMDPTDKTVDALMRLDLAAGVDVQISLG, encoded by the coding sequence ATGGCTAATCAAAGAATTCGGATTCGTTTGAAAGCGTTCGATCACCGTCTGATCGACCAGTCGACTGCAGAGATTGTTGAAACTGCAAAACGCACTGGTGCTCAGGTACGTGGTCCTATCCCACTGCCAACACGGAAAGAACGCTTCACCGTGCTGATTTCTCCACACGTGAATAAAGACGCGCGTGACCAGTACGAAATCCGCACCCACAAGCGTCTGATTGATATCATGGACCCTACTGACAAAACGGTTGACGCGCTTATGCGTTTAGATTTGGCAGCTGGCGTTGATGTACAGATCAGCTTGGGTTAA